CTGAAAGTACTTTCTGTGGGCACAAATACTCATCTCTGCCATCACAGCACAATGTCTTCTGTTCCCTCGCTTTCAGTCAATATGATGATGAATGTATAATCTATTAGCTTTTATCATGTCTCATttagaaaatagtgtttttgtaaTGAACACATTTACACGAGGATGGACCTTTTTTGATAAATGAAGCATAAAAATCTCATCTCAGTTGCACTAAAGACTTCTTTATGCCACTTCCTTGTTATTGAGTTTTTAACTTCTGAAACCACAAGAACAATGCACATGCCACTTCAAGGTTtactttaagtgttttttttaaccatttgaaTGTGCacatattaaaaaatgtcaagtttGGAGTTGCTCACGATTTGACTAAATTATGTGTCAATCACCTGAAGAGGCAACCAGCACAGGGCAAAAGCCAACACCGAGGCCACCAGCAGAGAGAAGGTCTTCCTTCGCCTTTTGCTCCATCGTTGTTGACTGATGGATTGCTCTCCAGGAACTGAGTAGCGCTTTAGGCTGACAGTGATGGCACAGTATGACATGCtgacagacagcagtggaatcaTGTAGGATGTGCTTAGAATGAAGCATGAGTAAAGCAAGCGCAGGTTGCCGTTGTTGGGCCAGAATTCCTCACACACCACCAGGTTGACGCCGCTGGGCCGAAGGTCAACATAGCTTGTGTAGAAAGATGGAGGTGCTGCCAAAGTCAAAGACAACAGCCAAACACCCAAAGTCACTGCGCCACAGCTCCACACTGAGATCCTCCTCCGTACTGGGTGAGCTGAGACAAAACAACAGCACATATAAGAACCAGAACTAGTGATATAATAACACACTTAAAAATGTAACGAAAAAAAGGATTGAATGCAAAGTTCTGTGTCTCCTATGATGTTTGAAATATTCAAAACAAATAGGGCAGAAATGATAAAACAAGTAGGTGTGTAAGATCTTTACCTACAACGATGTAGCGGTCCACAGCAATAGCAGTGAGAGAAAGTGCTGAAGCAAAGACTGTTGCACATTGCAACAAGGGCACCAAGTGGCAAAGAGATCGTCCAAACGCCCAACCGTGGCTGTCAAAGGCGTAGGAGGCAGTCAGTGGAACGCAGCTCAAACACATCAGCAGGTCCCCGGCGGCTAGATTACCAATGAAAAAGTTGGTGGCATTGTGGAGCTTCTTGTCAGCCATGATACATGCCAGGAGGATTGAGTTTCCAACACCAGCCACAACCACTACCAGGCAGTAGAGAGGTACGAACAGCGGTTTAAATCTCAGAAGAAGTTCCATGCCCACAAACATGTCCAAAGGGTCACTTTGGTTGAGTGCTTGTCTTTTGTGCTCATCCAGTCTTTCTGTTTCTTGGCTAATGTTACTTGCCACTCGGAAATCCTCATCCATGAAGGTATCCATATCTCCACAGGGAAACCTGAGACGCAAACAACACTGAATCATTTGGCTCGAACGATAAACAATCAACTTCTCGTTAAAGTTTCTTCTGAAGATTTTGTTCCATGCATTCAAGAAGAATACCATTTGATGCAAATGCCACTAATGATAAAGTACTTTATGTAATTAGTGTTAGAATTTCCATTGTTTGCATAATTTCAATAGGCAATATATATTCCACTTCAAAAGGTCAATTGGTATTGTAATATCAACTAAAATAGTCCACAGCTTGGAACTGAACAGTAGCCCAACATAAAGATAATTTGATAGGAGAAAACATTGACATCCTTATGTCTTTGTCTTTCCTTGTGCCAAATGAGTTACAGTAAACCGACGGAATTTTTTCACAATGATATAAAGTGCTGTAAAGTGTATACAGTATATTGTCATTCTAAGTCAGTTATCTTAAGTAGATTTCCAGATGGATGTGGAATTGACCAATTAGTTGTGGTACTAAAggaaaagtattgatttttctatGATACTGATCTCTACAGAGGATTACAATCACAATGTAAAACAAAGATAGTGTAAGATTAGATATTGATGTAAATTAATCATCTTTAGCTTATGCCCTGCAACTAACAATCTGGTGATCTGTTTAGGATTTACCCTGCCTTTTCCCAACTGTGCCTGGGTTATAGACTCCAGTAACCCACTTGACCTTATCAGGGATTTGGTGGAACAGTAAACAGAtaagcacaaacagaaaattatagtattttttaaaactttatttgaaaattgAGTTTGCTGGAAAGTTTTTATGAGAATAGTTCTGAAGGTCGTCATAGAATGTCCTCAGTGTCTTCCACTGTGACAGACTACTTTGCACCCCTGCACTTTTTGATGTTTCATACTTTAGAACATCAGTGGTGGCTTTTCATTTAAAGCCTTGACAAGTCTCTTCTATGGCTCCTGTTAAGTGTATGCAGGAGCAGGAAAGCACCATGAAAGAAGCTCAGTCTTTTACTGAAATGTAATTTGACAGCCTGGATGTCAAAGATCAGCTCCGTCTTTTTCATGCAAGCTGAAGTGGTGCTGAATCTAACCTGAAACTGCTGCCTTGTCATCACAAGCAATAAATGTCTTAATGGTTAGACACGTCCACAGATCTAAAGCTCACAGAATATAATTCAAaatcatttgaaagaaaaattaatgCTGCTTTAAACTATTGGACAAGTGGACAACAATTTGATAATATTCAAATGCAGGAAAAAGGTTCGAGTGGCTAGTCCAAGTGCTTTCCattccactgaaaaaaaaaattaatttaaagaaaatttggaTTGTTTTTCTCAGTTAATTAGATTTGCTAAATGTCAAAATTGTCATTTGGCTCTCTTTGTTGGCATTTGTTTCCACCACCTGCAAGCTACATTATCATGCATCGCAAAGTTGCAGTGGCCTATCCCCATCACTGTGTGGCCTTTAAATTTTGGCAGTTAATAAGAGAGCAAAAAGCTTTATTGGCAACAAAGTAAATCGCTGCTTGCAGTTGAAATGAATTCAGATCTCTGGAAGACCCTTTCATAAATGTCAGCTTTCTTTCTCTTGAAATTAACATGAAGCTCTCAACAAAATGtggtttcttttcattttgtggAACTTTTCCCAgaatttaaacagcatttttctttagatCTTTCGGTAAAACAATGGAGCAGTAAACATTAAACAAATTATTATCAGAGGTACCTCACTCAGTGaagttttattgtaaataaaacatcattACATGTCTAATtaattcataataaaaaaataattgacaaaATTGCATTATGTCTTTGAAAGACGGCTAATACTGTCTCATGTTGATGCTTTCATTCACCCTGAAGGCTGATGGAGCATTCCTAATCTACTGAAAACATTGTCTCCTGCTGTCAGCAAAACAGATTAAGTATGTGTTATACTGGCATAGCGCATGGAAAACATATCATTGACTAAGTACAGcaggaaatgacaaaacaaatttCACAAGTACCTTCCTTTTCCAcgctcatttttttttagtattgatagaataaaaaaaagtctatcttttactatttctttgtttattcaaagtgaatttgaataaaactaatctgatttatttaagggcttatatcatgcttttcttagacctttcagaataaactatatccatataatgataatattttacctttggcacactaaagaaggtttttctaatgaaatattagttattttcgtTGCTAGTTTTCCCATCCAGATGTAAAACGACTTGATCTTTGAGGCACcggctttcgctccttgtgggtgtcgtctgagaaattaacattttaattcacctaaaagttcaaaaagttgattttgcatgataagGGCCCTGTACGTCctgctccaatcatcttttgatccattgtaaaagctTACCCAGTGGTCAAAATCTAAAATACTGCAGTTTCTAGGACATCATTTCCGTAGGGCAGCAatagttcattcgaaattcatctctgagttatgggcgggACCGTGGACATGTAGTTAAGCCCGCCCTCACTTTCTATCATCGATGTGTTTACagtctctcctgctagtttacagcccctcacaaccctaatcTAACattacaaatgcaaaaaaataataaaatggtgagcaatattgcagTTATCCATCTGTGCAGTTTTGAgttagattccagctcagaagaggaaaatgaagatgtacatggatctagtcgtatTCTAGTGGACGCATTGAAATGGAGAGAAGCATGGAGCTAGTGACCTGCCAACTGTAGTCTCTAGATCACAACTATAGggtttttccaactgcattttttggtctgctcctgatttgaataaagaaatactcaaaaatgctattttaagcttaattttctttatatctgtcctttttcattggagtggagtgggtctttaggagCTATTCCTGCTTCTGGATTTTTCATGTAATGGAAGCATTATTAAATTTGGACATAAGCTTATTGAACATTAGATCATCATTAGACAGTGTCATTAAGTATAGATAATCTTTGTGTAGGATTGAAAGTTTATTGTTCTctcaaaatgatcaaaagtgTGTGCAGTGACTTTGGGGACTTCATCACTTAGAACCTAATAACACAAAgccatttccattttcattgtttaCCGAGGACTCTGTGTGCAAAGGCTTCTGTGCCAGCATGAGCGCTTTTTTCTTACAGGAACAAAAACAGTGTATGCACCTCCCTCATTGAGATGACACCCAGGGAGAAACAGCAcgacttgtttttgttgttttcttccgTTCAATTGAGGGAAAGTGGCTGAAATATCAGTCACACATTTGGCTGTTCTAACTAGAAAAGGGAGATGGAATTAAGGAAAAAATTGTTTGAAACTCATAGTTTTTCTCTTTGGATTTTAATAGTTTCAGTTTTGAGAATTGGCAAGGTGCTGCTTTTTAGTGTTGCAACTATTACGGttttaacacatatttatttttcttcactaAGATGTTGATTTATTCTATGACAGAGGACGTTCTCTTTGTCTTCTCTGGATCTTTGATTTATTCTGTGACAGACTGaatgtttgatgtgtttttgcatGATTATTGTTTACAGATGTCGATTGCTGATGGGTCATTTCCCTGACTGGGACCAAGGCTAATGGTGGTGGCTCTAAAATTTCAACCTTCCCCTTCACTCCAGCAGCTGGTTCATGGCTCAGCTCCTGACAGAGACAGAGAGCCGGCATTGTTCATTCTGTGTAGTCTGCTGCTGCCCAGCTATTTAGAGGACATATTATTGTTTTCCATGTGTGTCTGCAAATCAAAAACACTTGTAcacttgtttgtgtgtgggcTGTTCTGAGAATCTGAATTGTATTTCTAAAAGCAACTGGGcaactgtgcaaaacattttacagtaattacagtttgtttatttattttttttactcaagaACAAATCAGTACTGCAAAAGCACAAGATTATACTGCACTTGCAGAATTTTTTACACACATGCCAACATTTTTGCTTGTAGAtgcaaaatgtatgtatgtgtggaTGTCATTTTATAAAAACCCAACACTTGTGATAGAAATATAGATccaaattttaaattaattttacttGGCTATTGGTTGGTTTGACACAATTAaattatcatttatttaaaaaaatataaaaataatatatattcataatataaaatgtaaattgctttgtttttgtttgcatatCATTATGCTACAACTTTAAACCCCTAGACAAAGAAGATCGTAACAGTTTGAAAACTCACTGCAAgcatttgaaaaatacatttggcATTTTTTCTGACGTGGCTGataaagaaaagctgctttacCCCATTCAGAAAGTTTCTGGCATTAAATAGAAGGACTACACTTTAGGGAAATGGGTGGTGCTCTTTGATTGAAAAGGCTGTTGGATCCATCCCTGGTTCGCTTGGAAAATACCCTCAGACCACATGCTGAACAATACATAGAATAGTTGCCACATAAGcaacaaacaaatacaaactatacagaaaaaaatgattaaaaaaacaagtttaatttaaattcaaGATCTTCCTTGGACATAtagaaatgttttataaatgacATTTCAACAGTCAAAAGACCATTTGATAATTTGAGCCATGCAATTAGATACTTTGTCAACCCTAAACCTCTGATGTTAGgctttaaaaaaggtgaaaaataagCTTCTGTAACTTAAAAGAAATCAATTATTAATTCTAATGTTGGATTCAGGATGATTTGTCCCAGGCTCTTATGTTCTCCACTTAATTTTTGTGCATGCGCCTCTTTGTGCTCCACTGAAGGATCAGGGGCATTTAAGATTCTCAAAGCTAATTTAAACGGTTTCACCCACATATTTAGGTCTCATGCACCATACTCATTTATAAGGATGAGCCGATATATGTGACGGTGTAGTTGAGTCTTTCCATCACTTCACAGCCAGAACACATGATTCAGATTGCAGATCAGATTTTCAGCACATGAATCCTCTTAAATGAGTCAATACGTGTACTGCGACTTCAACGCAATCAGTTTGAAGAGCCTACAGGCACAATTTTCCTGTCCAATTCAAAATCCGTTAGAAACAATCACCTTCTCAGCATCCCTTGCCACTTCAGTTCCAAGCAGGCTCACTTGCTTCAATGTGTCTTGAGCTCCTAATTTTTATGGAAGTGTCCACAAGGCGCATGCTTCCTGATCCCATCTGGTCTTTCAATGTCTACCTTATCAGATAGCTCACAAGAAACCCACCCTTGCCTAGTAACGCTGTTGCCATGGCCTTTGTGAAAATTATCCAGACCTCGCTGCTAATTTGTGAGGCGTGATGAGAATTGAGCACTCTCAACATGCAAAACAGGAAGAACGGCTTCTGTTGACGCTCATCCTGTTTAGTCTACTCTCTTTCCATATATAATTGCACATTCACTTTTTTGTACTCTCTGTAATACCTTAGATATTTCCAATCTCACAAGGATTTATATGCATCAATTTGACAAGCAGcacaaaaacatagaaaactAACAGCCAAAAGAAGTTTCTGTGAAACATCACCCTTCAGAGCAAAGTCAGGATCGGTTCTTGTTAAGAAATTCAACAAACTTTACgtgttttatcattttctaaaggttttttttttgtctatccCCTCCTCATCAGTTCTCCCTGTCTTTAATGAGCTGCATTCAGAAAAACAATCTGTTGCTCTTACGCATTTCATGTGCGTTTATAAATGTGACATGCAGCTTAATCACTgtcaaaaaatccaaaattagCACTTTATTCAGATTTGCTGCCTTCTATTCACTGTTGGAGCTTTCTCTCCTGACTCATAGAGATTGCATTGGTGTGCTGTGTGATCCCATCTGCCTAATCAGAActgaccaaataaaaaatgtgcaagactTAAAGCAGGTACCCAAAGATATCTTAACAGTTTCATTCATAGGTTCCTTTCTGGATAGATAATATCTCCTATTAAACCTGATTTTGGGCTGGTGTCTATTTGAGTGCAGTGACTATCAGGAGAAGCAGAGTTTGTCACACATTTTCTATGTCAGGCATGGAAAAAGTGTgcccattttttctttttgacaacaatgTTAGGAATCTGCGGACATATCCAGGCATGTTTTGGTGATCAGACATGGCAGAAAATACTGATTGCACTACAATAGCTGAGTAAAATCATGGTCTAATGAAGGTTTTTAAGCAAGCGTTTGTTGAGCAGGACCTTACTTTTTCGGATAGCAAAGGATATAAATCAGTTTTCAGGAAGAATTTAGATAGACTTAAATCAAACACCTTTCCAAGACTTTTTACAGTTGTtttacatacaaaaaaaaaactttcattaaaaagtttaaacaagaaTGGTCCCATTCACACCCACCACACAAACAATAAAGCACTGACATGTCACACTGAATCTGAGCTGCACCAAAACCCCCACCACAAAAATGTAGTCATCACACAAATGATTCAAATTCTCAATCAGAGGTCAAAACCGAAGAAGCTGCTTGGAAGAGCAGTAAAACATCTAGATAAAACTTTAAAGTCCAATTACcctgaaaaaaagaatcaagtGCTAACATGACGTGGAAAACTTGGGAATCTTTAGACATTTGAAATACGGTTATATGTTCATGACACTGTCAACTTCTACAAGGCTGCATGGGCAGCAAAAGCAGTCTTGCAAAACATTTCATGTGCGTGCAAGGGCAttgcatttgctgtttttttttatctgagttTGCAGTGATTTACTAACAAGTGCAAACTGAAGTTTTTAATAGTGATTTGGCATGAGCTTTGAGATGCGCGTCAGGTCGATTCCGTGGAAAGCAGATAATGGGTGCAAATTCCCCTAAAGCACCTAAAGCACAGGTGTTGTCATTCTAGCCTCAGTGCTCATTGCTTGGGTGGTGCTGGAGCTGcataataaaagcagcacagctCAGTGACTGAAGCATCCGGTGTTTCTTAGGTTCCTATTTTCTGTACTAGTCAAGCGACATGGCTGCCTCTGTTTGGCTCTGCAGCGTACTAATCAGCCTGCTTTATCTACTTGGTTGTCTGGCAGTGGTGTCAGTTTGATCCGCAGAGTAACAAGGTGCTCCTGCTACTGTCTTGTGGAACTGAGCGTGTTGCTCTCCTCCAAAGCTAAATCACTATGTATTTGTCCTGCTTCACCCGTTGCTTCTTCCACATTAAGTTTAATGTGTGCAGCTCTCATTTTGTCTTAGCTTCCACAGAGTTTTGTCCCAAACCCCTGCTATTCTCCTTGCTTGCTTGTTTGTGAtctgttgtgctttttttttttgctatgttaTCTGCTTTGCCATCTTCCAGCCCAGATGGATTTTGAGTGCTGTAGTTTTCCCTCTCTGTGCTTTCAGAGCTGCTATGTCCAGCAGTACAGGCGCTTTCTAGGTGCCACTTGGTACCTTTCCATGCTGCTATAGATGGCTGGGTAGGTGGCTTGGCGACTAACGCAGGAAagcagggttcgattcccagaggggaatgaacaatggtactggggcaattaccatatcaatgcgagcaaatttttttttttttttttttttcttctttcatcaatgcgagcaattaacatcacccattgagggcccttgggcaaggcCCTTATTGCTACTCCCTCCTGAGCGCCGTTCGGCTgtagctcaccgctcccccaggggatgggtcaaatgcggagaacaaatttcccattgtgggataaataaagtaaatttaaaaaaatgggtaCATTTTGACCATTTGGGAGTTTCCCCTTGGGATTGCTAACGTCATCTGTGGACTTCTGCTCTTCTTGAAGAGACTTTGACAAGCAGCTTGCTTTGGAATCTTCTACAAGTGGCAACCATTAGTGGAGGGAGAACTAGTTTTATACTGAGAAGCAAAAGACAAGATCTATGGTGTAAAACTGGAATCAACCATTCATAACAAAAAGTCATTCCTTCTGTGGTTGATGGTAACACAAATGGACACAATGATCCAAGACTGGTAATCACCCAAACAACATAGACTTCCCTGCTCTGTGAGAGAGGAGGTTCAGATCGTTCCCGTTTCCAGTTCAGACCCAGCTTGTGATCGTGTTTTTGAGATTATTAGGGTGGCAATCCATTAATAGGGGAACTGCAGCAGGTAGAAAGGAGTTCCCCGAAAGTGCAGATGTTGTCAATTAACTTAAAACCTTACTTGTCTTCTTTTAGCCCAAATGGGGTTCTAAAGACAGGGGTTTTTCCTCTCTGCTAGGTGCTTCTACTCTCGCCACAGTACTTTCAGATTTTCAGAGCTGCTGTTTCGGTTGGCATTGGAATTTCCAAGGCAGTTTGGCCCTGGTCCAGCTGATAGGTACCTTTTGGCTCTGTCGGAAAATCCTTTTGGAGGTATCATTTGGAGTAACTGAATTTATTTGTGGACTTCTGCAgagttgttgttatttttcatATGTGTTAGAGCTGACCAAGCACAAGGATCAGGTGGAGGGGGGGCATGTCCTTTAAAATTCTCCTGTTTCTGCGCTGTGCTTTGGTGGGTTAAACTCCCTCTTTCAGTCCTGTAgtaatgtttttatgttcaaaATAAGGGTATTTGTActtttgttgtcatgttttacttattttatttcttttttaatttttgtcctGTCTATATTGACCCTGACATGAGAGATGCCAAAGAAAAATCCCGATGTACTGTATGTGAAAACGGCAATAAAACCTTGAACTTGAACTTATTTTGCATTAAGCTGGGGCCTCCCTTATCTTTCTCAGGGGTGGGGTGCTGCAGATAGGAGTAATTCGAAATAGATTATTTCAACCAATTAACAGATGCAATCCTGTAATTGACATGCAACTTGTTATTCACGAcgtgtcaagttttttttttttttttttaagagattgGTCGGGAATGAAAAATCCATGAGTGGACGTTAAATGCTGTCAAAAAACAGGTGAAGAAGTGGTGCTCTGATATCCTCAGTGGACTTGGTATAGCATCAAGAACTGAGTTGCATGGCTTAAAGTGCACAAGTTAGGTTTAAGCAGCATCACTTCAGAAGTAGATGTATACTGGAATATTCTGGACGCATCACACagtggtttatttttttgtctctttttacaCTCATGAACAGAGGAGGAATGCGAAACAACACAGACAAGTTGCCAAAGTGTCTGGAAGTTTAACTTATATCTTACAGGAGCCAATACACCAGGAACTGTTCAGGAATTATATGTAGTGTAAAGAAAGGCAGAAAGAACATGCAGAAAGGTTGCTGAAGGAATGCAGATACACTTATTTATGTCTTTTCAGCTAGTTTTAGTTGCAGAATATATCTTTATACGATAAGGAGAGAGTGTAAGAGATGATCTCATGAACAAGGTTTCTGCTGATAACCTCAATGCCTTAATGATGTGATTTAAtattgtccctctttttttGAATTTGTCCCTCATTttctcaaattaaataaatgcacaatgttttaagtttaaaaggTCTTTTCAGTCAAGTGCACCAATTGAAAATTTCatgcttcattttgttttacttaccCTGCA
The Oryzias latipes chromosome 13, ASM223467v1 DNA segment above includes these coding regions:
- the LOC101165331 gene encoding prolactin-releasing peptide receptor-like; this translates as MDTFMDEDFRVASNISQETERLDEHKRQALNQSDPLDMFVGMELLLRFKPLFVPLYCLVVVVAGVGNSILLACIMADKKLHNATNFFIGNLAAGDLLMCLSCVPLTASYAFDSHGWAFGRSLCHLVPLLQCATVFASALSLTAIAVDRYIVVAHPVRRRISVWSCGAVTLGVWLLSLTLAAPPSFYTSYVDLRPSGVNLVVCEEFWPNNGNLRLLYSCFILSTSYMIPLLSVSMSYCAITVSLKRYSVPGEQSISQQRWSKRRRKTFSLLVASVLAFALCWLPLQVLNLMMDLDPDFLIIGKRYINLLQVCCHLLAMSSSCYNPFIYASLHSKVRMHLKGYLCPCRNRKSGMVERPTSRS